A window of Quercus robur chromosome 12, dhQueRobu3.1, whole genome shotgun sequence genomic DNA:
ACCTCAAGCTCAACGGGTTTCAAATAAGAAGAATTTGGAATTTTGACAACCTTATAAATTTTCAACCTTATACTAGTCTCAGCCTCATCAAACATtatgccccaaaaaaaaatccagttaATCTTTGGTATAAATTAAGAACTACTCTcgaattaaataaattttacaatttataatAGTCTCAGTCTCATCAAacattatgttcaaaataaaaataaaccagTTATATTtggtataaaattaaaaactactCTTGAATTAGTAACTTATACTAGTCTCAGCCTCATCAAACATTATTAGGGGGAAACAAATTTAACTTTGGTATAAAATTAACAACTAGCGTTGAATTAACAACATTATACAAGAAATCAACAGCTTACATACACTACTCTCTACACTCTACAAAGACTAAGAGAAGCCATCCAAAAGACTATTGGGACCCAAAATAAAACACTCATTCAGATTAAATTGTCCTCACAAAATTCACTTATTACATTCAGACTCAGCTACCACTGCATGTTATCCTGCATGTCAAAACGCACTGTTGGGGTTCCTGTTCGATctgagatgcaaacacagagaaagagagagaaatgcaaATTGAACTGTTAAAAAAAGGGGGAGCTAGATAACAACAGAATAAAACCGCCCCCCTCTCTCTAGTAGTAGAAGTGTTTGAGTATCATTGTGCGaaaatatgaaggaaaagaaataaaatctgtaaacaaaatttagctgaacaaaccatatatataggattttattaacttattataaGCTCACAAAGATACACATAGCAGTGATTTATTTGAGTAGATACACTGCTAAGCATTGATTATTTATGAGAAGAGCCTTGCAACCTCACAAAAAGCGAAACTACGAGTCGGCTTGATACACTTTCGACACAGTTACATTAGATTTTTCATCAAAGCTATAGCCCTCCTCTGAGAAGAAGATCTAGAGGGTTTTACCATAGTGATCTCTTGCTGTTCCAAATTAGATTTCAGTTCTGAAACATCTTCTCGGCTAAGTTGGAAGGCGTTGGCTAGTACGTCCGCTGGAATGGCCCTGAGGATAGAGGTTTGTCCCGCAAGAGGAGAAATCTGGGCATTGTCATTTGTCTTGAAGGCCACCCACTCGAAACCCTCACTACTACTAGCTCGTTTCACCACAGCAAAGTTCTGTGGTACGGTTAAGATTTGATGTTGCTGCAGCTCATCATGGAACACAGTTTGACCAAAGTCGTCAACCACTTGAACCTGGGCACGACCCTTTACCACATAGATCACGCTGTGTGCATTCCTATTCCAGTGTGGAACATAAATAGCATCCTGCTTGTAACATGTATGACctctaaattaattaataaatctaaatatcaaaaaagcaaataatatttgttaaatttaatCGCAGCTTTCATTAACATTACCGTTTGGAGTCTTCCAAACTCAGCACTGAGTTGAAGCCAGCGAAGGACTGGGAGGTTGTGGCTGTTGAGGGTACTGATTCGACCAGCTTGGGGGTTGTAAATATCAGCTCGTGAGGAGTCATGGATGTTCTCCCTGAGCCTCAAGGTGCATAGAGTCTCCTCAATGCCATTGTCATGTCCATGTCCACCTCGGCGGCTCTGGCTCTCACGTTGTTCcctttcatcttctctctcttgctctctctcttgTCTTTCCAATCGCTCGCGCTCTTCACGTGACCTTGGCGGCCTGGCCACTTGAAGCCTACCCTTCACTTTCACTATGTTTTTCCTGTCTTCATGGAAGCCTTGAAGGTTTCTAATGGTCTCCTTATCCATGTTGAAAGCATCAGCCAAATCTTCAGTACGGAAGCCACTGAAGAGATTGTTGCCCTGTCCCTGTTGCTGCTGATGACCACGCTCGCGACGGCCTTGGCCTTGTTGTTGCTGGTGGCGTCGTTGCCCTCGTGGGCTTCGACCTTGTAGCTGAAATTCATCTTCTGGGTTTCCGGCGAGATAGAAGTGCTACATATGTATTCAAAGCCAGCCATGTAATAAGATGCATATATCATCGTCACTTTAATTATACCAGTTGGATTAATTGTTATTACATATTAATCGGAAATAATATTTGGATTTCTATTTTAGTTCTTACTCTGGGGTTCTCGTCAAGCTGGTTGGCTTGGTTGTTAGTGTCAAGGAGTGAGAGTGCGACAACCTCCGAATCGCCATCATTGTACAACCAATGGGCTACTCCGGCGGGCACTGCTATGATGTCACCCTGTCGGAAGTTTCGGATCTTCTGGTGCTGGTCTCGCTGCTGTCCTTCtcgttgttgttgctgttgttgagATTCTTGGTATGTGTTGGGGCAGCCGGGAAGTACGCCACCAAAGATACCATAACCTGGTGTATAACATTAcgcaaattaattaaattacacAGTTTGCACTTGCAACTTGTACATGCACAGAACTAAATTCAGTGTAGCTTACCTCTCTCAATGTAAATGAGTTGAGCAGTATTGGCGTACTGAGGCAAGAGAAGGCCATTAGGCTCAATGGTACGGCGAACTACGGCCACTCCGACGCACTGGAATTGCTTGTCGTTGGGGTCCCAAGACTCGATCACACCGGCTTCCGCCTCAATGCGGTGGTTTGGTTCGAGGGCATCTAGCCTATCCAGTTGGCACTGGTTGAACCGTTGTTGCTGCCTGCTTGTTTGAGTAGCTAGGCATCCATTGAAGAGCACAAGAAGCTGCAGGCACAGAGAAGTATAGAGCAAAATAGGCTTAGCcatggttttggttttggttttgaggTAGTACTGAATGAAGTGGCGACTCGGAGATGCTGGTATTTATAGGAGAGATATGTTGGTAAGGGACAGACACgtatataatattatacatatgGCATGCATTGGTTAAGGAATCTTTAGCCATTCTTCAGTTTGCATGGCTATTGTTTTGCTATTGTTTTACAcctcaatatttttgttggggcAGGTGTCTATAGATGCCTCAGAGAAAGAGACAAACACCTTACCCAACCTGAGATAGGATAGGATCGTTTATTTTGCCGATGCTAAAAATACGgtatataaaagtaaaagttagttgaaataatatagtgGGAATtttgaataataccaaaaagtacagtagggactataaatagtagcaaaaataaactgaatagtaaaataaactgactTTTTAGAAGAAGGACTGTCTTAGAATTCCTTTGataacaacttatttagcttaaattttttataaaaaaaaaaattactaaaaatactataaataaaactaaaaagtagctgaaataatacaatgagatttataaataatacaaaaaagtgcaatgagacccataaataataacaaaaataagctaaatagtattttttttaaaataaaaataaaaataaaattggacaTTACTTTCTGTTGGAATGGCTTGAATTGTCAAAATTGGTGGCTTGACATTAGCCAACAAACCATCAGAAAGTTGCATGATTTTATGCATGAAGAAGTCAAGAAGTTGTATTAAATGTTGCATCGACTCATGGCCGAATTTATTGACTTCTTTGTTGATAGAAGTCTTGCATTATTGACATGCATACATACTTTACCTTTTTGGCCGAAATGTATGACTCCATTGGCATTCATGAATTGTCAAGAAAGGGCAAGGAACTACACCTGAAGTTACCAAATACATGCTAGCCAAAATGTATGACTCCATTGGCAATAAATGCTAGCTATTTTTGTTGACTTGATATGTTTCATGTTGGTGATATTTCGGCTGAAGTTTAGCTATAAATAGAGGTGGAGCAAATGATATTCATGCATGAGCTACAGAGATAACAATTAGAACTTCTTCTGTGTGTGTGCACCAGAGTATAGGAAGTTAGTGTCTTGCAACTTTTGTCTAAATACAATAGGGTGTTCTCTATTCATTTGTGAGAGAACCAATGGTGTATTTGGGGTTTGGGATTGTGTGAGAGTGTCTTCAAGTCATTGTTGTAATCTTCGCAGTTATAGTGAAATTTTATTCTGTCGCCTCCGGTGGACGTAGGGATATTGCTGAACCACATAAATTCCTTGTgtcatattttttcttctctctcttcttaaaaCTTGTGTTAACAGATTATTTCAACCAATTTTCAAAACACTTTCCATAACTCACAATAAAGACATGGACGTGAACTCCACACCACCATCTATGCACAAGTCTTTCAATCAAAGTTGGAATCATAGAAGTCACTTGGGCACAGGTAGAGTAGGGTGTGAAATCATTGGTTTGGCAACCATATCTTTACTTTAGTCAAGTATGGATCAGGGCATTAGCTCTTACTTAATAGTCCACCATTTCATTAAAAGACTATCATATATTTGAGTTAACTAAGTCAAGTAATTATTACTATTAATAGCCCACCCATGACCTTTGGTTGACCTCTACACAATTTTCCATAtcagtattttttatttatattttttaatttgatttaggACTTTTAAGATGTAttcaaatacaagaaaaaactTATCGTCGAAGTAAGTCGGAGCAATCCAAAAGGGAAGAAAATGAGTTTTGGGAGTGAGGAGTGTTTTCATCTGTTTGGGATTTTGTTTCTGACATATTATGTGTTAGAATAACGACTAaaggagaggtgggttacggattAGTAACGGAGggaatcacaggtgggtaaaatctcaaaattaaaaCCACGGATAGGCAAGTCAAATTATAGGCAAACTACAgatgggtaaagtgtaattatcccacaCTTTAtagatttctattttgttttgggCTTGTCCTTCTCTAATTCTCTGGTCACTACATCATAATTAgggttttttaattatatttttactgtGTTCTTTATGCAAACACCTCCTCTCTcattcgatttttttttttttttttttttttactctttcttcTCGCCTTCTCTAATTCTTCGATCACTAGATCACTATTAGggttttttaattatagttttttgttgataagaattgtcaattttttctattatgtagtcatttttttttttcaaataatttataggcactgaattttttggttctttactctttcttttggctttttagAAGTTCTAACATCTAAATTTTGGGTTCATATTTTAGCAATATATGAAATTGTCTTGAAAAAATTCATGGGTTATTCTTTTGAGGTaacctatctttctcttatattttttctattatgtaGTCATATATTTTGCCTTACCATTTAAATTAATGTGATTTAAGAATTataaattactattatttttaaaaaattaattttcatgtATATGACCCTTTTTGcatttttactctattttttatattgttttttacGTTACTAGGTCTTGAATCTTGATGAACAAGCTTAGGTTATGCGTTAACCTCATAaatttgttctttaaatttttattatttaagaacCAAAAAGGGTGTTGATATGTTTCTTGTGGCATTTTTCTCAATTATATTACCTGAAGGCAAGAGCCTCTTTCTCTCGCCAAGAATAAAAGTTGGAATCATAAGTAGATGAGAGGCAAGAAGGTGGCAGCCTAGGCGATGTAGATAATAGGAGCATTCCAAGTGCTTCCTAGATTGGTCATCTTCTATCTCAATTAAAAGTCTATGGCCTTTCAACTGgtacttccttcttcttttttctacaTTCATATATTCCGAAACTTCATTCTCTAACGAAGTCAATTTATTCATCTAATACACCTTTTTGTTGTTCTTCTTCTACgtgttaaaatattataactattGCCTATAACACTAAATTAGCTTTtccaattctcaaaaaaaaaaaaaaaaaaaaaaaaaacttttccaaaaCCTATTGCTCTAGATTAATGACTCTTTCTGAGTGTCAATGCCATTTCTGAGTATAATTAATTACTCTCTCTATATAAAAACttctatagtttttattttcttatttttgggttttttggttgCATTTTATATAGCAAGAAAAAAGGAGATCAAAAGGCACTGTTGGTTCCGGTTCGATCTGAGATGCAAATTGAACCGTAAAAAAAGGGGGGAGCTAGATAACAACAGAATAAAACcgccccctctctctctctagtagtACAAGTGTTTGAGTATCATTGTGCGaaaatatgaaggaaaagaaataaaatctgtaaacaaaatttagccgaacaaaccatatatataggattttattaacttattataaGCTCACAAAGATACACATAGCAGTGATTTATTTGAGTAGGTACACTGCTAAGCATTGATTATTTATGAGAAGAGCCTTGCAACCTTACAAAAAGCAAAACTACGTGTCGGCATGACACAGTTTCGACACAGTTACATTAGATTTTTCATCTAGGCTATAGCCCTCCTCTGAGAAGAAGATCTAGAGGATGTTACTATAGTGATCTCTTGCTGTTCCAAATTAGATTTCAGTTCTGATACATCTTCTCGGCTAAGTTGGAAGGCGTTGGCTAGTACGTCCGCTGGTATGGCCCTGAGGACAGAGGTCTGTCCCGCAAGAGGAGAAATCTGGGCATTGTCATTTGTCTTGAAGGCCACCCACTCGAAACCCTCACTACTACTAGCTCGTTTCACCACAGCAAAGTTTTGTGGTACGGTTAAGATTTGATGTTGCTGCAGCTCATCTTGGAACACAGTTTGACCAAAGTCGTCAACCACTTGAACTTGGGCACGACCTTTTACTACATAGATCACGCTGTGTGCATTCCTATTCCAGTGTGGAACATAAATAGCATCCTGCGTGTAACATGTATGACCtctaaattaattaaacctaaaattcaaaaaagcaaataatatttgttaaatttaatCGCTGCTTTCATTAACATTACCCTTTGGAGCCTTCCAAACTCAGCACTGAGTTGAAGCCAGCGAAGGACTGGGAGGTTGTGGCTGTTGAGGGTACTGATTCGACCGGCTTGGGGGTTGTAAATATCAGCTCGTGAAGGGTCGTGGATGTTCTCCCTGAGCCTCAAGGTGCACAGAGTCTCCTCAATGCCATTGTCACGTCCACCTCGGTGGCTCTCACGTTGTTCCCTCTCGTCttctctctcttgctctctctcttgTCTTTCCAATCGCTCGCGCTCTTCACGTGACCTTGGCGGCCTGGCCACTTGAAGCCTACCCTTCACTTTCACTATGTTTTTCCTGTCTTCATGGAAGCCTTGAAGGTTTCTAATGGTCTCCTTATCCACGTTGAATGCATCAGCCAAATCTTCAGTACGGAAGCCACTGAAGAGATTGTTGCCCTGTCCCTGTTGCTGCTGATGACCACGCTCGCGACGGCCTTGGCCTTGTTGTTGCTGGTGGCGTCGTTGCCCTCGTGGGCTTCGACCTTGTAGCTGAAATTCATCTTCTGGGTTTCCGGCAAGGTAGAAGTGCTACATATGCATACAAAGCCAGCCATGTAATAAGATGCATATATCATCGTCACTTTAATTATACCAGTTGGATTAATTGTATTACATATTAATCGGAAATAATATTTGGATTTCTATTTTAGTTCTTACTCTGGGGTTTTGGTCAAGCTGGTTGGCTTGGTTGTTAGTGTCAAGGAGAGAGAGTGCGACAACCTCCGAATCGCCATCATTGTACAACCAATGGGCTACTCCGGCGGGCAATGCTATGATGTCACCCTGTCGGAAGTTTCGGATCTTCTGGTGCTGGTCTCGCTGCTGTCCTTCtcgttgttgttgctgttgttgagATTCTTGGTATGTGTTGGGGCAGCCGGGAAGTACGGCACCAAAGATACCATAACCTGGTGTATAACATTAcgcaaattaattaaattacacAGTTTGCACTTGCAACTTGTACATGCACAGAACTAAATTCAGTGTAGCTTACCTCTCTCAATGTAAATGAGTTGAGCAGTATTGGCGTACTGAGGCAAGAGAAGGCCATTAGGCTCAATGGTACGGCGAACTACGGCCACTCCGACGCACTGGAATTGCTTGTCGTTGGGGTCCCAAGACTCGATCACACCGGCTTCCGCCTCAATGCGGTGGTTTGGTTCGAGGGCATCTAGCCTGTCCAGTTGGCACTGGTTGAACCGTTGTTGCTGCCTGCTTGTTTGAGTAGCCAGGCATCCATTGAAGAGCACAAGAAGCAGGCACAGAGAAGTATAGAGCAAGATAGGCTTAGCCATGGTTTTGGTTTTGAGGTAGTACTGAATGAAGTGGAGACTCGGAGATGCTGGTATTTATAGGAGAGATATGTTGGTAAGGGACAGACACgtatataatattatacatatgTCATGGATTGGTTAAGGAATCTTTAGCCATTCTTCAGTTTGCATGGCTATTGTTTTGCTATTGTTTTACAcctcaatatttttgttggggcAGGTGTCTATAGATGCCTCAGAGAAAGAGACAAACACCGTACCCAAACTGAGATAGGGTAGGATCGCTTATTTTGCAGATGCTGAAAATAcattatataaaagtaaaagttagttgaaataatacggTAGGACTcttgaataataccaa
This region includes:
- the LOC126710581 gene encoding 11S globulin seed storage protein Jug r 4-like isoform X1 — translated: MAKPILLYTSLCLLLVLFNGCLATQTSRQQQRFNQCQLDRLDALEPNHRIEAEAGVIESWDPNDKQFQCVGVAVVRRTIEPNGLLLPQYANTAQLIYIERGYGIFGAVLPGCPNTYQESQQQQQQREGQQRDQHQKIRNFRQGDIIALPAGVAHWLYNDGDSEVVALSLLDTNNQANQLDQNPRHFYLAGNPEDEFQLQGRSPRGQRRHQQQQGQGRRERGHQQQQGQGNNLFSGFRTEDLADAFNVDKETIRNLQGFHEDRKNIVKVKGRLQVARPPRSREERERLERQEREQEREDEREQRESHRGGRDNGIEETLCTLRLRENIHDPSRADIYNPQAGRISTLNSHNLPVLRWLQLSAEFGRLQRDAIYVPHWNRNAHSVIYVVKGRAQVQVVDDFGQTVFHDELQQHQILTVPQNFAVVKRASSSEGFEWVAFKTNDNAQISPLAGQTSILRAIPADVLANAFQLSREDVSELKSNLEQQEITMVKPSRSSSQRRAIALMKNLM
- the LOC126710581 gene encoding 11S globulin seed storage protein Jug r 4-like isoform X2, whose protein sequence is MAKPILLYTSLCLLLVLFNGCLATQTSRQQQRFNQCQLDRLDALEPNHRIEAEAGVIESWDPNDKQFQCVGVAVVRRTIEPNGLLLPQYANTAQLIYIERGYGIFGAVLPGCPNTYQESQQQQQQREGQQRDQHQKIRNFRQGDIIALPAGVAHWLYNDGDSEVVALSLLDTNNQANQLDQNPRHFYLAGNPEDEFQLQGRSPRGQRRHQQQQGQGRRERGHQQQQGQGNNLFSGFRTEDLADAFNVDKETIRNLQGFHEDRKNIVKVKGRLQVARPPRSREERERLERQEREQEREDEREQRESHRGGRDNGIEETLCTLRLRENIHDPSRADIYNPQAGRISTLNSHNLPVLRWLQLSAEFGRLQRDAIYVPHWNRNAHSVIYVVKGRAQVQVVDDFGQTVFQDELQQHQILTVPQNFAVVKRASSSEGFEWVAFKTNDNAQISPLAGQTSVLRAIPADVLANAFQLSREDVSELKSNLEQQEITIVTSSRSSSQRRAIA